A DNA window from Halichondria panicea chromosome 16, odHalPani1.1, whole genome shotgun sequence contains the following coding sequences:
- the LOC135350294 gene encoding uncharacterized protein LOC135350294 isoform X3: MSTSPLSRSYQADCFTPKRGLRRSPSSSTRTRTQHCTENNDIENDPLHTLSGNETVTCTPSDSTSFQSYQADCFTPMCRSSFAAQHCTENNDIENDPLHTLSSSRTVTCTPLKSASFQSYQADCFTPKRGLRRSPTSVAQHCTEKTNTENDPLHTLSGNETVICTPLKSDSVTSFHVGGVLREVQDVCFTPKRSLQRSPPATSEQKSSTNACDRDVNMGPPPTNWEIPRTPIETQALLSTSVQFQQFQVQPCLNINMSTPRRIKTPTHPLSRFTRAESPRREVTAAITSTASPLVTATLSPGVSKLPGLRCTDNDLAYLEHLKQLTELRAKAGELNKAPNNVSKEKEVQEHESKNIHSDVDRLRGEVQSSVHGLVSEEKGDTEKEKLQLEVEQLKKLNQCTAAKLVKTEKERKGKIVEVNKTGAKEIETLELRQTTLESKLTTTQLSNMQTKRQEISAEYQNAQDELKLLQVELEKMSVSERGGDSTEQFEQSLRSLVRRSMSNDTTFSRK; this comes from the exons ATGAGCACTAGTCCACTATCGAGG TCGTACCAAGCTGACTGTTTTACTCCTAAGAGAGGTCTGCGCAGGTCTCCTTCGTCCTCTACTCGTACTCGAACTCAGCACTGCACAGAAAACAACGACATCGAAAATGatccactacacacactatcCGGCAACGAAACTGTGACATGCACTCCTTCAGATTCAACCTCGTTTCAATCTTACCAAGCTGATTGTTTTACTCCTATGTGCAGGTCTTCGTTCGCTGCTCAGCACTGCACAGAAAACAATGACATCGAAAATGATCCATTACACACACTATCCAGCAGCAGAACTGTGACATGCACTCCTTTAAAGTCAGCCTCCTTTCAGTCCTACCAAGCTGACTGTTTTACTCCTAAGAGAGGTCTGCGCAGGTCTCCTACGTCCGTTGCTCAGCACTGCACAGAAAAAACAAACACCGAAAATGATCCATTACACACATTATCCGGCAACGAAACTGTGATATGCACTCCTTTAAAGTCAGATTCTGTAACATCATTCCACGTAGGAGGTGTTTTGCGTGAGGTTCAGGATGTATGCTTCACTCCAAAGCGATCCCTTCAGCGGTCACCCCCAGCAACCTCTGAGCAGAAGAGCTCTACCAATGCATGTGACAGAGATGTCAATATGGGTCCTCCTCCAACTAATTGGGAGATACCGCGCACTCCGATCGAGACCCAGGCATTGTTGTCCACATCTGTTCAGTTCCAGCAATTTCAGGTCCAGCCTTGTCTGAATATAAATATGAGCACACCCAGGCGAATAAAGACACCAACACACCCTTTGTCACGATTCACTAGGGCCGAATCGCCACGTAGGGAGGTTACGGCAGCTATAACATCAACAGCTTCACCTCTTGTCACAG CCACCTTGTCGCCAGGCGTTTCTAAGCTACCTGGGCTCCGGTGTACAGACAATGATTTGGCCTACTTAGAACACTTGAAGCAACTCACAGAGCTCAGA GCAAAAGCTGGTGAGCTCAACAAAGCCCCAAATAATGTTTCAAAAGAGAAAGAGGTACAAGAGCATGAGTCCAAGAATATCCACAGCGATGTTGACCGCTTGAGGGGCGAAGTCCAGTCTTCTGTCCATGGGTTGGTTAGTGAAGAAAAAGGGGACACGGAAAAGGAGAAGTTGCAGTTAGAAGTTGAGCAGTTGAAGAAACTGAACCAATGCACTGCAGCTAAGCTGGTGAAAACAGAGAAGGAGAGGAAAGGAAAAATAGTAGAAGTGAACAAAACTGGAGCAAAGGAAATCGA GACTCTTGAGCTGAGACAGACAACACTAGAATCAAAGTTAACGACGACTCAA CTGTCGAACATGCAGACTAAACGGCAAGAGATATCAGCTGAGTATCAAAATGCTCAA GATGAACTGAAGTTGCTGCAGGTGGAGTTGGAAAAGATGAGTGTGAGTGAGAGGGGAGGAGACTCCACGGAGCAGTTTGAACAGAGCTTGAGGAGTTTAGTTAGACGCTCTATGTCAAACGACACAACATTCTCAAGGAAATGA
- the LOC135350294 gene encoding CTP synthase 2-like isoform X2, whose product MTSNTSASPVCGDSKKDMKYLLVSGGVISGVGKGVITSSIGTLLKSVGLKVTAIKIDPYLNIDAGTFSPYEHGEVFVLDDGGEVDLDLGNYERFLDVTLHRDNNITTGKIYQHVIQKERKGDYLGKTVQVVPHVTDAIQEWVQRVARIPVGKNDETPDICVIELGGTIGDIEGMPFVEAFRQFQFRVGHQNFTNIHVSLVPQPSSTGEQKTKPTQNSVRQLRGLGLSPDVIVCRSKNPVSDSVKEKVSNFCHVPPDQVLGVQDCSSIYRVPLLLEQQGILQFLVKRLAISPPSPQPKITLHQWKNLADRYDSHSKEVRIVLVGKYTKLEDAYTSVIKALKHASLLCRHRLVLACVEADDLEGDSLQKNPPKYFEAWKLLSEAQGLIVPGGFGTRGTEGMVVAAKFARERKLPFLGVCLGMQIAVIEFARNVLGLKDANSTEFDPSTTNPVVIEMPEHNPGQMGATMRLGKRKTLFKTNDSLLKKLYQFGSTSDYKFVEERHRHRYEINPNMITEIEKKGMIFVGHSTDNKRMEIMELKDHPYYVGVQYHPEYLTRPITPSAPYLGLILASSGKLSRFLTRGCQLSPHTSYDYNPDDELDDEVTQAFSRFGNLGLKESEADSVFIEKTD is encoded by the exons ATGACCTCCAACACTAGTGCGTCTCCAGTTTGTGGAGACTCCAAAAAAGACATGAAGTACCTGCTGGTCAGTGGAGGTGTTATCAGTGGCGTGGGCAAAGGTGTCATCACCAGCAGCATTGGGACTCTCCTCAAGTCAGTGGGCCTCAAAGTGACAGCCATCAAGATTGATCCCTATCTCAACATCGATGCTGGGACTTTCTCTCCTTATGAGCATG GAGAAGTGTTTGTGCTAGATGATGGTGGTGAGGTCGATCTTGACCTGGGAAACTACGAACGATTTCTGGATGTGACCCTCCATCGGGACAACAATATAACCACTGGGAAAATCTACCAACATGTCATCCAGAAAGAGAGAAAAGGAGACTACCTGGGAAAAACTGTGCAGG TGGTACCACACGTAACAGATGCGATTCAGGAATGGGTACAGAGAGTTGCGCGGATACCTGTGGGAAAAAATGACGAAACGCCTGACATCTGTGTAATAGAG CTTGGCGGTACCATAGGAGACATTGAGGGCATGCCTTTTGTAGAGGCTTTCAGACAGTTCCAGTTCAGAGTAGGGCATCAGAACTTTACTAACATTCATGTCAGTCTGGTTCCACAG CCTAGTTCAACTGGAGAACAGAAAACCAAACCTACTCAAAACAGTGTGCGTCAGTTGCGTGGACTCGGGTTAAGTCCTGATGTG ATTGTGTGTCGAAGCAAGAACCCTGTCTCAGATTCTGTGAAAGAAAAAGTTTCTAACTTTTGCCATGTTCCTCCTGATCAG GTTCTTGGAGTGCAAGACTGTTCCTCTATCTATCGAGTTCCCCTGCTCCTAGAGCAGCAAGGTATCCTTCAGTTCCTCGTCAAGAGACTGGCCATCTCTCCTCCTTCACCGCAACCAAAAATCACTCTACACCAGTGGAAAAACCTTGCAGACAG ATATGACTCGCACTCAAAGGAAGTCCGTATTGTGCTGGTGGGCAAGTACACTAAACTCGAGGATGCCTACACGTCTGTCATTAAAGCCCTCAAACACGCATCTCTCCTCTGTAGACATCGATTGGTCCTGGCATGTGTGGAAGCAGACGATCTTGAAGGAGACTCGCTTCAAAAGAATCCGCCCAAGTACTTTGAGGCCTGGAAGTTGTTGTCAGAGGCTCAGGGCTTAATCGTGCCAGGTGGTTTTGGCACACGTGGTACAGAGGGCATGGTGGTAGCTGCTAAATTTGCCAGGGAAAGAAAATTACCGTTTCTTG GTGTGTGTCTGGGAATGCAGATTGCAGTGATAGAGTTTGCTCGTAATGTTTTGGGCCTGAAAGATGCCAACTCCACTGAGTTTGATCCATCCACCACAAACCCTGTTGTCATAGAGATGCCAGAGCACAACCCTGGTCAGATGGGGGCCACTATGAGGCTGGGCAAGCGAAAAACACTATTCAAGACCAATGACTCTTTACTCA AGAAACTCTACCAGTTCGGTAGCACTTCAGATTACAAATTTGTGGAGGAACGACATAGGCATCGCTACGAAATAAACCCCAATATGATCACAGAGATCGAGAAAAAAGGGATGATATTTGTGGGCCACAGTACTGACAATAAAAGAATGGAAATCATGGAGCTGAAAG ATCATCCGTATTATGTTGGAGTCCAGTACCATCCTGAGTACTTAACTCGCCCTATTACTCCCTCTGCTCCCTACCTGGGACTGATCCTTGCCTCGAGTGGAAAACTTTCACGCTTCCTGACACGAGGCTGTCAGCTTTCTCCTCATACTAGCTATGACTACAATCCTGATGATGAACTTGATGATGAGGTGACACAGGCGTTCAGTAGATTTGGAAATTTGGGGCTTAAGGAATCTGAAGCAGATTCTGTGTTCATTGAGAAAACGGACTAA
- the LOC135350294 gene encoding CTP synthase 2-like isoform X1, whose translation MKYLLVSGGVISGVGKGVITSSIGTLLKSVGLKVTAIKIDPYLNIDAGTFSPYEHGEVFVLDDGGEVDLDLGNYERFLDVTLHRDNNITTGKIYQHVIQKERKGDYLGKTVQVVPHVTDAIQEWVQRVARIPVGKNDETPDICVIELGGTIGDIEGMPFVEAFRQFQFRVGHQNFTNIHVSLVPQPSSTGEQKTKPTQNSVRQLRGLGLSPDVIVCRSKNPVSDSVKEKVSNFCHVPPDQVLGVQDCSSIYRVPLLLEQQGILQFLVKRLAISPPSPQPKITLHQWKNLADRYDSHSKEVRIVLVGKYTKLEDAYTSVIKALKHASLLCRHRLVLACVEADDLEGDSLQKNPPKYFEAWKLLSEAQGLIVPGGFGTRGTEGMVVAAKFARERKLPFLGVCLGMQIAVIEFARNVLGLKDANSTEFDPSTTNPVVIEMPEHNPGQMGATMRLGKRKTLFKTNDSLLKKLYQFGSTSDYKFVEERHRHRYEINPNMITEIEKKGMIFVGHSTDNKRMEIMELKDHPYYVGVQYHPEYLTRPITPSAPYLGLILASSGKLSRFLTRGCQLSPHTSYDYNPDDELDDEVTQAFSRFGNLGLKESEADSVFIEKTD comes from the exons ATGAAGTACCTGCTGGTCAGTGGAGGTGTTATCAGTGGCGTGGGCAAAGGTGTCATCACCAGCAGCATTGGGACTCTCCTCAAGTCAGTGGGCCTCAAAGTGACAGCCATCAAGATTGATCCCTATCTCAACATCGATGCTGGGACTTTCTCTCCTTATGAGCATG GAGAAGTGTTTGTGCTAGATGATGGTGGTGAGGTCGATCTTGACCTGGGAAACTACGAACGATTTCTGGATGTGACCCTCCATCGGGACAACAATATAACCACTGGGAAAATCTACCAACATGTCATCCAGAAAGAGAGAAAAGGAGACTACCTGGGAAAAACTGTGCAGG TGGTACCACACGTAACAGATGCGATTCAGGAATGGGTACAGAGAGTTGCGCGGATACCTGTGGGAAAAAATGACGAAACGCCTGACATCTGTGTAATAGAG CTTGGCGGTACCATAGGAGACATTGAGGGCATGCCTTTTGTAGAGGCTTTCAGACAGTTCCAGTTCAGAGTAGGGCATCAGAACTTTACTAACATTCATGTCAGTCTGGTTCCACAG CCTAGTTCAACTGGAGAACAGAAAACCAAACCTACTCAAAACAGTGTGCGTCAGTTGCGTGGACTCGGGTTAAGTCCTGATGTG ATTGTGTGTCGAAGCAAGAACCCTGTCTCAGATTCTGTGAAAGAAAAAGTTTCTAACTTTTGCCATGTTCCTCCTGATCAG GTTCTTGGAGTGCAAGACTGTTCCTCTATCTATCGAGTTCCCCTGCTCCTAGAGCAGCAAGGTATCCTTCAGTTCCTCGTCAAGAGACTGGCCATCTCTCCTCCTTCACCGCAACCAAAAATCACTCTACACCAGTGGAAAAACCTTGCAGACAG ATATGACTCGCACTCAAAGGAAGTCCGTATTGTGCTGGTGGGCAAGTACACTAAACTCGAGGATGCCTACACGTCTGTCATTAAAGCCCTCAAACACGCATCTCTCCTCTGTAGACATCGATTGGTCCTGGCATGTGTGGAAGCAGACGATCTTGAAGGAGACTCGCTTCAAAAGAATCCGCCCAAGTACTTTGAGGCCTGGAAGTTGTTGTCAGAGGCTCAGGGCTTAATCGTGCCAGGTGGTTTTGGCACACGTGGTACAGAGGGCATGGTGGTAGCTGCTAAATTTGCCAGGGAAAGAAAATTACCGTTTCTTG GTGTGTGTCTGGGAATGCAGATTGCAGTGATAGAGTTTGCTCGTAATGTTTTGGGCCTGAAAGATGCCAACTCCACTGAGTTTGATCCATCCACCACAAACCCTGTTGTCATAGAGATGCCAGAGCACAACCCTGGTCAGATGGGGGCCACTATGAGGCTGGGCAAGCGAAAAACACTATTCAAGACCAATGACTCTTTACTCA AGAAACTCTACCAGTTCGGTAGCACTTCAGATTACAAATTTGTGGAGGAACGACATAGGCATCGCTACGAAATAAACCCCAATATGATCACAGAGATCGAGAAAAAAGGGATGATATTTGTGGGCCACAGTACTGACAATAAAAGAATGGAAATCATGGAGCTGAAAG ATCATCCGTATTATGTTGGAGTCCAGTACCATCCTGAGTACTTAACTCGCCCTATTACTCCCTCTGCTCCCTACCTGGGACTGATCCTTGCCTCGAGTGGAAAACTTTCACGCTTCCTGACACGAGGCTGTCAGCTTTCTCCTCATACTAGCTATGACTACAATCCTGATGATGAACTTGATGATGAGGTGACACAGGCGTTCAGTAGATTTGGAAATTTGGGGCTTAAGGAATCTGAAGCAGATTCTGTGTTCATTGAGAAAACGGACTAA